The Marivirga salinae DNA window TTGTCTTCCTCTTCTTCCTTTTCTGGTATATTTACCAAATAAGAAATCATGGCATTTGAGCTTCTGTTTTCTCCATTAAAAGTAGCATTAGCTCCAAACCTTAAGCCTGTTGGCTGCTGAGTAACTACCTGATAAGCAGTTGGCGGCTCAAAAAGAGCTAATGGTTTTTCCAGTAAATCCTTGCCATCTGTAGCTAGTTTTCTTAATGGTCGGATATCATCCATTACATAAGCTGATCTACCGAAAGTCCCAATTACCAAATCATGCTCTCTTGGGTGAATCACCATATCTCGAGTAGGTACATTAGGATAATCATTTGTCCACTTTTGCCAATCTTTTCCTTTATTTATACTGAAATATAAACCGCCATCTGTTCCTAAAAACATTAAATTTGGTTCAAGTGGATCTTGCACGAAGCTTAAGGTAAAAGTCCATACCTGCTCTTCACTCACCAAATTAGTCCAGCTTTTACCGTAATTTGTTGTGTGGAATAAATAAGGCTTGAAATCAAAATTTCTATAATTATTCACTACTACGAAAGCCTCTCCGGGATTAAAAGTAGAAGGTTGGATTTGAGCAAACCAAGCCGCTTCAGGTAAGCCTTTGATGTTATCGCTCACTTTTCCCCAGCTTTTTCCGCCATCTTGCGTAAGCTGTAAGTTTCCGTCATCCGTTCCTACCCACACCACATCTTCTTTCACTGCTGAAGGTCCGATAGAAATAATGGTGGTATTATTTTCCGCCCCAGTGGCATCATAAGTTAAACCACCACTTTCAAATTGTTTTTGTTTTTCAGGATTATTGGTAGTCAAATCTGGAGAAATGATATCCCAATTTTGACCTTTATCAGTTGATTTATGCAAAAATTGACTTCCAAAATAAACCGTGCTATTGTCAAATGGGTCTTGGGCAATGGCTGCATTCCAGTTGAATCTTAACAAAACATCTTTATCTGGATGTGTTGGTCTAACGATCTGTTGTTTCCCGGTTTCTCTATCGTAGCGAACCACAAAACCTTGCTGCGATTGTGCAAAACCATATCTGGAATCATCTTTATCAGGTATTACATCAAAGCCATCCCCAAAAGCTAATTCTTGCCAATAAGAATTTCGAATTCCCTGAGATTTCCAAACATAAGCAGGACCTACCCAGCTTCCGTTGTCTTGCATTCCGCCATAAACATTGTAAGGAAATTCAGTATCAACATTAATATGGTAATACTGTGCGATAGGTAAATTCTTAACAAATCGCCAAGTTTCTCCTCCATCATAAGTTATATTTAAACCACCGTCATTTCCGTCCAGCATCATTTTAGGGTTTTCAGGATGGATATACCATGCATGGTGATCAGGATGAACCCCTACATCAGTTCCATAAGCGGGCATTAATTCTTTAAAGGACTTACCGCCATCTTCACTTACATTTACATAAGTGAAAATGGTATAAAGCCTGTTTTCATTTTTCGGATCGGCATATAATTCATGATAATAAAAAGGACGATTTCCGATTTCCCCCATATCATCATTGATTTTTCCCCATTTATATCCTCCATCATCAGAGCGGTAAAGAGCGTTCTTTTTGGATTCCACTAAAGCATAAACCCTTTTAGAATTAGCGGCAGAAATTGTAATGCCTATTCTACCTAATTCTCCTTTTGGTAAGCCTTCTTCTTCACCTAATTTCTTCCAATTTTCTCCGCCATCAACTGTCATGTAAAGTGCAGATCCCTCTCCACCAGAATTAAAAGTCCATGGTTTTCTTCTGTGCTCCCACATGGCAGCAAATAATTTATTTGGATTATTAGGATCCATGATTAAATCTGCTGCACCCGTTTTTTCATTTACGTACAAAATCTTATCCCAGCTTTTTCCACCGTCATTGGTTTTAAATACCCCTCTTTCAGGATGCTCTCCCCAAGGAGAGCCAATAGCGCCCACATAAACTGTATTCGGATTTTTAGGGTCAATTCTAATTCTGTGGATATTTCGGGTTTTTTCCAAGCCCATTAATTTCCAGCTCTTTCCTCCATCTAATGATTTATAAAGGCCATAACCACCATTTAAACTGTTTCGAGGATTCCCTTCACCAGTTCCTACCCATATTACATCCGGATTGTCCTGTTGAATCGCCACAGCTCCGATTGATAATATTTTTTCATCATCAAAAACAGGCTTCCAATCTACTCCTCCACTTTCAGATTTCCACAATCCTCCTGAAGCTGAGCCTACATACATGATGTGAGGTTGATCATGAACTACATCGATAGCAGTAACTCTACCACTCATGCCAGCAGGGCCGATGCTTCTTACATCAATCCCTTTTAATTTTTCTAGATCTATTTCTTGAGCTGAAACTGATAAAAAGCAGCTTAAAGCAAGAAAAGTAAAAATCCATTGTTTTATAAATGATTTCCTCATATTACGAATTTTAAGTTTCTTCAATCTCGCAACAGGAAGTTTCAGATGCAAACGAATTTTATTTCAAGGGTCGAATTTATATTTGATAAATGCTGCGGCCTTAGTTCTCTCAGCTCATCATTAGTAATGCTCTGAAAACCTCATGTCAATTTTATGCTTCTTTTCCTGTCAAAAATTACATGTTGTGAAGGCTTCAGAAAATTGTTTTAAGTATTTTCCTTTCCAGAGGAAGCGGATTCTAAATTTTAGAAACAAATATAACACAGTCAAGATTATGACTTTCTTTTGATCTTCAACATATTTTTTGGCGTGTTGGTCGAATTAATGTAAGTAAATAGCTTTATTTTTAAGATTTACGAGCTATTAATATTACTTTTCGGGTTATTAAGGAAACAGATTTAAATATTATGAATCTTACTAAAATTGTATTTTTTAAATGGGTGCTAAGTTTTTGTAAAAAAGAATTTTCCGCAAATAGACAGTTGAACTATATTTTCTTATTAGTTTGTGTCCTGTTCTTTAGTACAAATAGTGGTTTTAGCCAATTTATAATACATGTTCAAGATTGGGAAGGTGTTGCTGGCAGTGGTGATTGGATACGTGATGAGGCCCCTACAAACAAATGGACAAGAGGAACAGATACAGATGGAGTATACTGGGGTTCTAAGGGCACTTATATTTCAAATGATGATACAAACTTTGCATATACAATTGGAACTACCTCAGAAGCCTTTGCCTATAAAGATATAGAGTTTCCTGCCTATACGGATGGTTTCTACCTCCACTTTTATTGGAAGTGTGTTGGTGATGTTGGCGCAACGACAGCTTATGATTATATGCGTGTGTTTCTGGTGCCAACAACTACTGGTTTAAATGAGACCGATTTAGAGACTGCAGCCAATGGTGCCAATGGCTTCGAAATTTTAGGGCCGGGCTTACAAGATCGCTTTGTGCAACAGCCTTCCTTTGTACTAGAAAATTATCCGCTGACTACAACTCAGAATGATTTAGTCGAAAACAAAACGTACAGACTAGTGTTTTTGTGGAAAAATGATAATGAATTTTCAGACGGGATTCCCGCTGCTTTTGATAATGTCATTATCTCCGATGGAGACGCCAGTCAACCATTATCCGGAACTTACCAGATAGGGAAAAATTCAATAGGAACACAAAGATTTGATAGCATTATGCATGCCACGGCTTTATTAAATATGAATGGAGTCGCTGGTAATGTGGTTTTTGAATTGACTGATGAAGACTACCCGATAAAAACAGGTGATCTACCCCTTCGAATAAAAGATTTTAATGCAAATCCTAATTCCACTGTTTCAAATGCTGAGTTGTTAATGCAACCAGTTCAGGATGGGAGCATAACTCCTATAATAAGTGGTAGTAGAGCAAATAATGCAATCATATTCATAGACCAGGCTGACAATGTAACAGTCAATGGCGATAATGGAGGTACATTATCGAATGATTTAATAATCGAGAATAACAGTACCTCCACACCAAACGGAATTTACCTGGGCTCAGAAATAGCTACTTCATCAGCCACAAATAATATAGAAATAAATAATGTTAATATCAATCTTAGCATCTCTGATGGCATAGGATTACGTGTAACTTCAGCAGCGGACTATTCTGCAGGATTATTTGATAATATTAGTATATCAAATAATAGTTTTTCTGGTGGACGGATGGCAATATATGTTAACGGCAATGACGGAACAGCCAATGGATCACGGCTTACCATTGCCAATAATTCAATAAATAGTACCACCAATCCCATAGGCCTACGTGGCATTGAAATCTTCGGAACCTCTACTATCAGTATTTCCAATAATCACATTGGCAATATCACTTCAGGGCTAGGGGGCAACGTAAGGGGTATTCGCCTGGGAGGCAATTGTTCTGGAGCTACAATTGAAAAGAATGAGATTTATAATTTGTCGCACACATCTGACTACGGGGCACACGGTATTTCTTTGGCAACCGCTTCTACGTCTGCTAATACTGTAATTAAGAATAATATAATTTACAATATTTCTGGGGATGGCTGGAATTACACGGATACTTTTATTGATAACTCATCAGGGATTGCACTGCAAGGAACACAGTCAGGCATCTCTATTCTTAATAACTCCATATATTTAAAAGAAGGCGGCAGTAATATAGTTGCTGCAAGCGCAAGTTCTTATACAGCCTGCCTTGCTATTGAAACAGGCAGTGTGGTTAACGTTTTAAAGAATAATATCTTAATTAACACGCTGGGAGGGACTAATGGAACGGATCCTGCAGGATATTCTGCTATCGCCTATCAGGGGACATTTACTAATCATTTCCCTGATATTGATTATAACTTTTACTACACCAGAGTGAACAGTGGATCGGGTGCAGGAGAGTCTCTGGCCACCGACTTTACAAGTTCTGCTTCTTCATTAGCTGACTTAAAAATCCTGAGTGCAAATGACCAGAGTTCAATAGGAGCCTCTAGTGGTGATATTGCAACATTTAATGGGCCCGGATTTACATTTTCAGCTGAAAGATTGTTTGATGCATCAAATCAAGGACAAGGGACTTTTTTAAAGATAGATGAAGCTCAGCAAGAGTCATGGTTGCTCAATGCCGGTGGAACTCATTTGCCGGATGTTACAGAAGATTTTGACGGAGTAGCAAGAAATACCGCTATCACAGCCGTGCCTCCATGCATGGGCGCCTTCGAATTTACCCCTGCTGTGGAACCTGTGGCAGCATATCAGGCTGGTGCTATTACAGATGCCGGAACTTCTGAATTTTATGTGGCAAACCGAAAAATGTTAGCTATTACATGGAATCAAAATGGCGGGACTCTTCCTAGCAGTCTTGACGTAAAATATTATCCTGGCAACTTACCACCGGATACTGATGGATATCCTGTTTTTAATGGATATGTTCAAATTCTTGCACCTGACGGAAGTGGATTTAACTACGATATTGAATTAGCCTACGAACCAGCTCTGCTAGCTGGAATTCCTGCAACTGATATTAAGCTGACAAAAAGATCGGATGCTGTAAATGACTGGTATGCCTGGCCTACTACTGTAAACACAACGGACAGAATCTTTTCGGTGGTGAATATAGATACTGAGTTTAGTTATTTTACCGGTACCAACCAGGAAAATCCACTGCCAGTGGAACTGCTTTCATTTACAGCGCAGACAATGAGTGGAAGAATTGAGTTAGAATGGGAAACAGCCACAGAGAAAAATAACGAGCATTTTGATGTTGAGAAAAAAGGCGTTAATAATGATTGGCACACTATATCAACTGTAGCAGGTGCGGGAAATTCAAATGCATTAATTCAATATTCCATTTCAGATTTTAATCCAATTTCAGGAACGCAATATTACCGACTCAAACAAGTAGATACAGATGGTAAGTTTGAATACTCTTCTGTTTTAAGGGTTGATTATGGAACCAATGGACAGGAAGTTTTCCCTAATCCTTTTATGGACAAAATCTTTGTTAAAACTAATGGAGAAGATTTAGTGGAAAGAATTGAACTGAAAAATATTACGGGTAATGCCATCAATATTTCAAAAGAATATTTAGGTCAAAACAAATGGAAAGTCAATACACATTCTCTAGAAACAGGGACTTATATCCTTTACATATACTCAGGTAATCAAGTGGAAGTACGGAAGGTAGTGAAGCGTTAAGAGCTTTTCATGAGCTCCTGTAATCCACCGCATCCATATTTCCTTCTTCATCAATTATATGAGTTTCTTTTCCAGGAACTATATCGGTATTCTGAGCTGAGGCACAGCTCCAGTTTCCGTAATCATTTTTATGTACCACAAAAGTAAAGATGGTATTTCTTGCTTGTGCCTTTTTTCCATTGATGGAAGTTTGCCCTTCCAAATGAACTCGTGCATTGACGACCGCAATAGTTTCTGATAGGTATTTGACTTTGCTTTTCCTTAAAGACAATTCTGAATCTTTAAAGATAACTTTTAAACCATAATCATGGGCTTCAAATATTGATTCTCTATTATGCCACCACAAGCCCGTAACATTGATGAATTCTGCATCTTCATCAAAAATGGAGGCCAGCATTTTGGGGTCTTTGAGATTCCATGCTTTTATAAAAGTGTTAGGAATTTCCTGAGGTTCTGGGATATTTAAAGTGGTAAAATCAGTCATTATTTTCATTTAATTAGTACAACTCATTAAAAAACAAAAAAGCCACGTTTTCTGTGGCTTTTTTAATTTGAGCAATACAATAAATTACTCACTCATTACTTCTTCTGTTTCAGCAACTTCTTCTTCCATTTCCACACTGTCCATTTCTTCCGTTGGCTCAGCCATCAATTCCTCTTCATCACTATTTAGGTCATTCAGTTCATCTTTTAAATCCACCATAAACTGAGATGAGGTGAATGATTCATTTTCCAAGATTTCTTGTATTGCTTCAATACGCTTTTCCTCTTCTTCAATAGCCAATGCTTTTTGAGCATAAACAGCAACTGCAATATCCACTTCATTATCAGATAAGTCAGTTCGCTTTACCCATCCAGAAGAAAACCACTTGTCACCTTGTCTTTTTCCTTTTACTTCAACCCATTCGTCTTTAGTATCTATTAAAGCTAATACATCCATAGGGTTGAAGCTTTTGTCCGTTTTAGTTAATAAATCAGGACGCTTAAAAATCTGAGCTTCTCTCACGGCTGCAACTGCAGTTCCCTCTACTACAAAACCACTCACAACCCAACCTTGCTTATCATCTCCTAATTTAATTTCAACATATTCTCTGTTATCCTCTGAAGAATCAACAGCGGTTTTTCCCGTCATCAATACTTTCTCTCCTAAACTTATAGATGATATCCATTTTCCATCTGATGAAGGTTCTTTTCGGACAGAAATACCATCCCAAATAGATACAGCATCAACTTTTTTTGGAGCTTCTTCCTTGGCTGTAGTTTGCTCAGTTGTTTCTTTATTTTCATTTCCTGAGCAAGAGATTAAGCCGAAAGCCATAATTGCACAGGCTAAAGTGTAATAATAGTTCTTCATAGTTAGTTTTTTTGGTTTTGAAATTTCAGACTAATGTAAGTGTTTTTAAAAAGTTAGAAAATAAAAACTTTGGATATTTTAATTATTATCGGTGTGTCCTGCAACGACTAAATATTAGTATGCTAGTAGCAATTCTTTATATTTCGACTCGGAAGTAGCTTTATTAATCTTCTTTTATGATTTTTACTGATCGATCTCCAATCCTCAATACATAAACATCAGCTTCAAGATCAGATAAATCAATGCCTTTATCTTCCGCTTTTAATTCACCCTTTAATACCTGCTTACCAGAAACAGTTGTTATCTGATAGCTTATAGATGCATTATCCTTTCTTTCAACTGTAATAAATGAATTACTTGGATTCGGATAAATTTTAAGGTTATAAAAGACTTTATCAGCTGTGCCAGTTGGGATTGAGCCAGTATCATCATCTTCTTCATTATCGTCTGCATCTTCTTCCGTTTCACATTCCGATTTTCCATTTATATCGAATTGAGAAATAAAATCCCATACTATAGCACTGGCTTTTATATCCATATTGCCCCATGCACCCGGCCAGGTATGATCTCCACCTTTCACTTTATAATGAACAACCGAGCTGCAACTATCACCTTGAGTGAACATTATTTTTTCAACTTTACTTCCATCGTTTGTATTGATATCATCAATGTCTGTGGTATCAGCAGATGCAGTGGTGTTATTAAAATCCACCCAATATTCCACTACCTGTTTAATAGATTTTGTCCAGCTTGCACCTGAATAAGGCACAGTACCATCTGCGTTGCCGTGTATTTGCAATACAGGAGTAGGATGCTGGGGATCACAATCGTTAAAAATTTCAGGAGTCATAGAGCCTGTAACCGAAGCTACTGCCGCTATCCTTTCACTTAACTGGCATGCCAATAGAAAACTCATAAACCCACCATTTGACATTCCAGTACTGTACACTTTAGAGCTATCTATGGTGTATTCTGCAGAAATCGAATCAAGTAATGCATTAGTAAATCCTACGTCATCAGCTGTACTGTTTAAGGTCCAACCTCCTACATTCCAATGGGTATTTCCATTTAACAAGGTCCCTTGTGGATAAACAACAATAAAATTGGCAGTATCGGCAATTTGATTAAAACCAGAGTATGACATTATAGTATTGGCAGAGCTGGTATAACCATGAAAGCATAAAACTAAGGGTGAAGCAATAGTCGGATCATAAGAAGCTGGTATATACATGATGTACTCCCTTTCCTCGTTGTCATGAATAATGGTGCCAGTGATTGTTTCCTGAGCATTACAAATTATGGAAAACATAATAAGTAATAGCATCATTAATAGATAATTTTTCATTTGGTTCTTTTGGTTGTGTTTTTAATTCTAGGATGATAGCAATGCTAATTAAACAAGGTGTTCATTTGCATAGGGGAAGTTAACTATTATTATAGACAAATCTCTATTAAACAAAAAAAGCCGATTAGAATTTCATCTAACCGGCTCTTATCTTTATGTATTAACTTTGAATTTACTTCAAAGTTCTTTTTACTTCTCTTTCTTCAAATCCTTCAATAACATCACCTTCGACAATGTCATTGTAGCCTTTGATACTGATACCACATTCATAGCCTTTCTTCACTTCCTGTACATCATCTTTGAAACGTTTCAATTGATCAATTTCTCCTTCATACTTCACAATTCCATCTCTAATCAACCTGATTTTATTGTTTCTTTTCACATATCCGTCAGTCACCATACAACCTGCTACAGTACCAATTTTAGAGATTTTGAATATCTCTCTAACCTCAATATTACCAGTAATAAACTCTTCTTTAGTCGGTGCTAACATACCCTCCATGGCATCTTTCAACTCATTGATAGCATCATAAATAATAGAATATAATCGAATTTCGATTTCTTCATTATCAGCTATTTTTCTAGCATTTTGAGAAGGTCTAACTTGGAAACCTAAAATAATGGCATCCGATGCTGATGCTAGCAATACATCAGATTCTGAAATCTGTCCTACCGCTTTATGGATTATATTAACCTGAATTTCTTCAGTTGATAATTTCAATAATGAATCAGAAAGTGCTTCAATAGAACCGTCAACATCACCTTTAACAATTACATTCAGCTCCTTAAATGAACCAATAGCCAATCTACGTCCAATTTCATCAAGTGTAATATGCTTTTTAGTTCGCATACTTTGCTCTCTCTGAATTTGCTCACGCTTATTAGCAATATCCCTTGCTTCACGGTCTGTTTCCATCACGTTGAAACGGTCACCAGCTTGCGGTGCTCCATCCAAACCTAACATTAGAACCGGAGTAGACGGGCCAGCTTCTTTCACCTTTTGTCCTTTATGGTCAAACATAGCCTTTACTTTACCGTAATGAGCGCCAGCTAAGACTACATCTCCTATTTTTAATGTACCTGCCTGAATCATGATAGTAGTTAAATAACCTCTACCTTTATCCAATTCTGCTTCGACCACAGTTCCTACTGCTGATTTATTCGCATTTGCTTTGAGCTCTAATACTTCTGCTTCAAGCAATACTTTTTCTAATAAGTCTTCAATACCTTGACCTGTTTTTGCAGATACTTCTTGGCACTGATATTTACCTCCCCAATCCTCAACCAAAATGTTGATATTGGCTAATTGTTCTTTAATTTTTTCAACGTTAGCATTTGGCTTATCCACTTTGTTAATGGCAATCACCATAGGCACGCCAGCTACTTGTGCATGATTAATAGCTTCTTTTGTTTGAGGCATAACCGCATCATCAGCTGCTACAACAATGATGGCAACATCTGTTATTTTAGCACCCCTAGCACGCATGGCTGTAAAAGCCTCGTGACCTGGAGTATCCAAGAAAGCAACTTTCTTGCCTGACTCAGTCATCACATCATAAGCACCAATATGCTGAGTAATACCACCGGCTTCACCTGCTGTTACTTTAGATTCACGAATAAAATCTAGTAATGAAGTTTTACCATGATCAACGTGTCCCATAATAGTAACAATCGGAGCTCTGTCCTTCAAGTCTTCTGGGTTATCTTCCTCTTCAAAAACCTCTGTTTCATCGTCTGCTTCAGTAAATTTCACATCATAACCGAATTCATCAGCAATGATAGTGATGGTCTCTGCATCTAATCTTTGGTTGATGGATGCAAATATTCCTAAATTCATACATTTAGCGATGACATCATTTACGCTCACATCCATTAAAGATGCTAAGTCATTAGCTGATATAAATTCAGTTGTTTTAAGAAGTTTAGATTCTTGTTCTTGTTGTTGTATGTCTCCCTCTCTTTTATCAGCTTGAGTTTGACGTTTTTCTTTTCTATATTTTGAACGATTACCACTAGCTCCTGGTGATTTACCACTCAAGCGAGCCATGGTTTGCTTAATTTGTTCTTGAATTTCTTTTTCTGTAGGCTCCGCTTTTTCTACTCTACCTCTTCTGCCTCTGTTTCTATCGCTTCCGCCACCTCTATTTTGTCCTTGCTGACCTGAACCTGGTCCTCTGTTTTGACCTGGGCCGCCAGCTCCACCACCTGGTTTAGAATCCTGTGGTTTATTAGGGGCAATTCTCTTTCTTGGTCGTTTTCCTCTTCTTGCTTCTTTCTTATCATCTGAAGAAGCTACTGGTTTAACACCTTTTTTACCTTTTCTTTCCTTCTCTTTAGGTAAATCTATTTTACCTAATACAGTAAGGCCTTTCAATGAATCTGCCTTAGCAGAAATAGTTGAATCTTGTGCCTTTTCTTGAGTTAATGGAAGTTTTTCGGTTGGTTTATCCTCCGCTTTTTTATCCTCTTTCGGAGCTTCCTCTTTAACTTTCGGAGTATCAGCTTTTGGCTGTTCTTCTTTTTTCTCTTCTTCTTTTGGCTTTTCAGCTTTAGGAGCTGTTTCTTCCTTTTTCTCTTCTGGCTTTTTCTCCTCCTTTTTTGGCTCTTCTTTTTTGGACTCCTCTTTCTTAGGCTCTTCTTTTTTCTCCTCTTTCGCTTCTACTTTTCCTTTTGGAGCTTCTTCAGGTTGCTTCTTTTCTGCAACAGGTCCTTCCTCCTTTTTAGGTTCCTCTGCAGGTTTTGGAGTTTCCTGCTTCTTACCTTTTTTATGTTCGTCTAAATCAATTTTGCCTAAAACTTTAGGCCCCGATAATTTAGGACTTTCAGATTTATAGACATCCTCTTTAGGCTCTTCTTTTTTAGCAGCTGGTTTATCTTCAGGTTTTTGTTCTGATTGAGCACTTTTTTCTTTGCCCTCACCTGCATTTTTAATCAAGACTTTTTCTTCGTCATCACTATCATTGCTATCCCCGTCTGAATCGATAACTACATTGCTATTATGTTTTTTACCAATGGACAAACTGGATGCTTCCTCTTTCTCTTGTGCAGAGGAGGCAAACTCTTTTGCGAGCATTCCAAATTGCTCTTCAGTAATTTTTGAGTTTGGCTTGCTATCCACCTCATATCC harbors:
- the infB gene encoding translation initiation factor IF-2; amino-acid sequence: MSEEKMMRLNLAARKLNVGISTITDFLGKKGYEVDSKPNSKITEEQFGMLAKEFASSAQEKEEASSLSIGKKHNSNVVIDSDGDSNDSDDEEKVLIKNAGEGKEKSAQSEQKPEDKPAAKKEEPKEDVYKSESPKLSGPKVLGKIDLDEHKKGKKQETPKPAEEPKKEEGPVAEKKQPEEAPKGKVEAKEEKKEEPKKEESKKEEPKKEEKKPEEKKEETAPKAEKPKEEEKKEEQPKADTPKVKEEAPKEDKKAEDKPTEKLPLTQEKAQDSTISAKADSLKGLTVLGKIDLPKEKERKGKKGVKPVASSDDKKEARRGKRPRKRIAPNKPQDSKPGGGAGGPGQNRGPGSGQQGQNRGGGSDRNRGRRGRVEKAEPTEKEIQEQIKQTMARLSGKSPGASGNRSKYRKEKRQTQADKREGDIQQQEQESKLLKTTEFISANDLASLMDVSVNDVIAKCMNLGIFASINQRLDAETITIIADEFGYDVKFTEADDETEVFEEEDNPEDLKDRAPIVTIMGHVDHGKTSLLDFIRESKVTAGEAGGITQHIGAYDVMTESGKKVAFLDTPGHEAFTAMRARGAKITDVAIIVVAADDAVMPQTKEAINHAQVAGVPMVIAINKVDKPNANVEKIKEQLANINILVEDWGGKYQCQEVSAKTGQGIEDLLEKVLLEAEVLELKANANKSAVGTVVEAELDKGRGYLTTIMIQAGTLKIGDVVLAGAHYGKVKAMFDHKGQKVKEAGPSTPVLMLGLDGAPQAGDRFNVMETDREARDIANKREQIQREQSMRTKKHITLDEIGRRLAIGSFKELNVIVKGDVDGSIEALSDSLLKLSTEEIQVNIIHKAVGQISESDVLLASASDAIILGFQVRPSQNARKIADNEEIEIRLYSIIYDAINELKDAMEGMLAPTKEEFITGNIEVREIFKISKIGTVAGCMVTDGYVKRNNKIRLIRDGIVKYEGEIDQLKRFKDDVQEVKKGYECGISIKGYNDIVEGDVIEGFEEREVKRTLK